The genomic region GCGCATATGAGCCACATTTTTGATTGGATCTTTGCCCAGTATCAAGATACGCCCACCCATTTGATCATACTGGAAATGATCGGGGTGTTCTTTGGTTTTTTGAGTGTTTGGTATTCCAAAAGAGAGAACATACTGGTTTTCCCTACAGGTATTATCAGTACGGGGATTTTTGTATATATTTTGCTGGTTTTTGGATTGTTGGGAGACATGCTGATCAATGCCTACTATTTCTCGATGAGCATTTTTGGGTGGTACGTTTGGACCAGAAAAGTTGACGCAGACCATTTTATCCCCATAACCAAGACTACGCCACGGGAGAAAAAATGGTCTATTGTTTTATTCATGGCAACTGTCATATTTGTTTGCTTGGTATACCTTTGGTTTGATAAGTTCAATAACTGGACATCGTATGTTGACACGGTCACTACGGCTATCTTTTTCGTAGGCATGTGGCTCATGGCCAAGAAAAAACTTGAAAACTGGATCTATTGGATAATTGGCGATATTATTTCAGTTCCCCTGTATTGGTATAAAGGACTTATATTTACTTCGTTTCAATTCTTTTTATTTACAATAATTGCTATTTACGGTTATTCGGCATGGAAAAAAAGCTTGAACAAAAGCCCTCGGACATTATTAAGGTAGTATTGTTCGGCCCGGAATCTACGGGTAAAACTACACTTTCGGAACAATTGGCACGGCATTACAATACCGTTTGGGTACCCGAATACGCCCGGGAATACTTACAGAATAAATGGAACAACGAGCGCAAAACCTGTGAACCCAAAGATTTATTGCCAATTGCCGAGGGCCAAATAAAATTGGAGAATGAGCTCACGCAAAAAGCTACAAAAATATTGGTTTGCGATACTGATTTATTGGAAACCAAAGTATATTCCGAAGCGTATTATCTTGGTTATTGCGACCCTATTTTAGAAAAGTATGCATTGCAAAATACATATGAACTGTATTTGTTGACCTATATAGATATACCTTGGGAAGCCGATGATTTAAGGGACAAGCCACAGGAAAGAGAAGAAATGTTCACATATTTTCACGACACTCTCAAAAAGCACGATAAAAATTTTATTATTGTAAAAGGAGATAAAAAAACAAGACTGAATAAAGCCGTTAAACACATTGATAACTTGCTAAAATAGAAAATGGAATTCACGAATAAAGATTTGGAGCTGCTACAGGAAAAAGGAATTGACCAAAACGAGGTAAAACGACAGATTGAAACCTTTAAAGAAGGTATACCGTTTGTACGCTTGTCGAAATCGGCTGTAGTTGGGGACGGTATCTTAAAGTTTTCCCCATCAGAGGAACAACAATATATTGATACGTTCGAGAAATCAAAAGAAGGCTTGTTGCTATTAAAATTCGTTCCCGCTTCGGGTGCTGCATCCCGCATGTTCAAAGCCATGTTCAATTTTTTGGAGGCTTACGATCCATTAGGGGAAAGTTTGGACGAATATGTGGCCCGTACAAACGATACGGCCATCAAAGAATTTTTTGAACAATGGGAGAAACTGGCATTTTA from Costertonia aggregata harbors:
- a CDS encoding AAA family ATPase, which translates into the protein MEKKLEQKPSDIIKVVLFGPESTGKTTLSEQLARHYNTVWVPEYAREYLQNKWNNERKTCEPKDLLPIAEGQIKLENELTQKATKILVCDTDLLETKVYSEAYYLGYCDPILEKYALQNTYELYLLTYIDIPWEADDLRDKPQEREEMFTYFHDTLKKHDKNFIIVKGDKKTRLNKAVKHIDNLLK
- the pnuC gene encoding nicotinamide riboside transporter PnuC; the protein is MSHIFDWIFAQYQDTPTHLIILEMIGVFFGFLSVWYSKRENILVFPTGIISTGIFVYILLVFGLLGDMLINAYYFSMSIFGWYVWTRKVDADHFIPITKTTPREKKWSIVLFMATVIFVCLVYLWFDKFNNWTSYVDTVTTAIFFVGMWLMAKKKLENWIYWIIGDIISVPLYWYKGLIFTSFQFFLFTIIAIYGYSAWKKSLNKSPRTLLR